One Candidatus Nitronauta litoralis genomic window, AAGGAAGTTGATGTCAACGTTCATCCAGCCAAAGCGGAAGTCCGGTTTGCGCACCAGCAGGAGGTGCATCTTTTTATCATGAGGGCTGTGAAAAATGCTCTTCGCGATAATTTTAAACCCGAAGAGATGTCGCCACCCTCCGATACAAATGTTTCAGGTCAACCGGGTCAGACTTTTTATCAAGGCTATGAGAAAACGGCCGTTCCTAATGTAGAAGATACTTCTCGCCCCCACTCGCCTCAATTAAATCCGTCCCAAAGCATGGCGGGATCCGGGGCCGAGTGTCCTTCTTCATTGTTTGCAACAGAGAGTTGGCAACAGATTATCGGAAGCCCTTCAAATAATGAAAGGGAACAAAAATGGAGTGGGTCTCCTAATCCCGTAAACTTGTTCGATTCCTCTCCTCGGCCAGTCTCGGACCTGATTTATGCAGAATTTGAACCTTTAGGCCAGTTAAATAATTCGTTTATCATCATGCAGGGGCCTAAAGGCATTCTGGTGGTAGATCAGCATATCGCGCATGAAAGAGTGCTTTATGAACGGTTTCGTGAAGCCGCAAGCAGAAAGAGTGTTGAGGTGCAAACCTTAATGTTTCCTTTAGCAGTCGAGTTTTCTCCGGCTGAAGCAACGGTAGTGACCGAGCATCTAACCTGGTTAAAGGAAATGGGGCTGGAAATGGAAGCACTGGGGTCTCAAGGATTCATCCTGAGATCCGTACCAGCCATACTGAAGAATCAGGATCATGAAGAGGTATTAAGGAATATTGCGAAAACTTTGGGAGGAGGTCAGGGGAGTGATCCACTTCAGGATAAATATGATGAAGTTCAGATCATGATGGCCTGTCGACAGGCCATCAAAATAAATCATCCGTTGAATCTTCCTCAAATTCAAAAACTGATCTACGACCTGGAGCAAACTGAAATGCCCTTCACCTGTCCCCACGGACGACCCATTGCTCTACTGTTTGAAATGGATTCAATACTAAGGAAGTTCCATCGGAAATAGATAAGGAACGTGAATTTTTATTTTATTGTGATTTTTTTTATGGAGCGTGCCAGTTTTTTTAGTTTGCTGGTGTTTTTTCTTTTAACAGCTTTACTGGAAGCACGTTTTTTCTTATTGGCTGGAATCGTCTGGCTGTCCAGGCTCAAGGTTTCCACATCCCGCAGACATTTCTCCCGAGTCTTCGGGGGCAGTTTCCTGAAATGGTTTAATATTTTTTTTTCTCTTGAATTTACCGTTATCAGAAAATCATCTCGATATCCTTTGACCATCAATCTGCCTTCGGGCAGAGAACCACTGATTACATATAATTTTTCCGGTTTGTTGGGAGGAATCAGGGTATCAGGCTGATTTAGTTCTTCTGAGTCCAGGGGGGTGGTCAGGAGCCTGTCCAGGCTGACATTGCCAAGGCTCGAAATTTTAACAAGGGTTGCAGCGGGCACATCCCTTTCTCCAGATTCATATCTGACATAGGTTCTAAACCCTATGCCCAGGACTTGCGCAAAAGCGGTTTGTGTGCAGTTGAGATTGTTTCGAATTACTTTCATGTTTCTGGAAAGGATTGTCATCACCACTACTTTCTTTCATTGGATAAAAAAGATCCGCCAAAAAGAGTCGAGGGATGATAGCAAAAATAAACTGGAGGGAGAATTGTTTTTTAGCAGGAGAGGGGGATTTTTTTTACCAAAAAAGCGAGAAGAATAATTTTAAGAATTACATTTACGCCAGTTCAATGCCGTTCTTTCGAAGAAATTTGTAAGCCTCTTCAATCCAGTGTCGTTCTTTTTCCAGTTTATAATCTGGAAGATCTTTTGAACTCCCAATAAGACTTTTCATTGTGTCGATAGCTTCCTGCTTCTTTCCGCGTTTATCCAGGAGCAGGGCGTAGTGATAGTAGGCTTTGAAGAAATGGTAAGAGTTAATGACTGCTTCATAAGCTTTAAGGGCTTTTTCATCATCGCCTGACAACCGGTAACATTCTGCTAGTCCGAATATAGCGTTTCCATAATCGTGCTTTTTGTTTACCTTAACAAGTTCTTCGAGAATCTCAGCAGCCTCCGTATATCTTTGTAACGCATAGAAAGATTTTGCGAGGCCGTATTGCGCATCGATCAGATCCGGATCTCGGGTTACGGCTTCTTTTAACGGAGGAATTGCCAATTCATATT contains:
- the mutL gene encoding DNA mismatch repair endonuclease MutL, translating into MIQVLPETLANQIAAGEVVDRPASVVKELVENAIDAGARKIRIEIEGAGKNTIRISDNGKGMSPADAALAFERHATSKVATPDDLFGIETLGFRGEALPSIASVSRIRLTTATEDGGGAGTEVVIEGGSASVVREIAHSQGTAVEVSDLFYNTPARKKFLKADSAETRSITQVVTQQALAWPEVAFQLINGGRKVIDTLSTDQTLYRIAELFGADMTRELISVDQTEGSLQVKGFVSSPVFTKSNRNAQYCYINSRFVKDKIILSATQLGYSHLLPRGQHPAIFLFLTMDPKEVDVNVHPAKAEVRFAHQQEVHLFIMRAVKNALRDNFKPEEMSPPSDTNVSGQPGQTFYQGYEKTAVPNVEDTSRPHSPQLNPSQSMAGSGAECPSSLFATESWQQIIGSPSNNEREQKWSGSPNPVNLFDSSPRPVSDLIYAEFEPLGQLNNSFIIMQGPKGILVVDQHIAHERVLYERFREAASRKSVEVQTLMFPLAVEFSPAEATVVTEHLTWLKEMGLEMEALGSQGFILRSVPAILKNQDHEEVLRNIAKTLGGGQGSDPLQDKYDEVQIMMACRQAIKINHPLNLPQIQKLIYDLEQTEMPFTCPHGRPIALLFEMDSILRKFHRK
- a CDS encoding helix-turn-helix transcriptional regulator, translated to MTILSRNMKVIRNNLNCTQTAFAQVLGIGFRTYVRYESGERDVPAATLVKISSLGNVSLDRLLTTPLDSEELNQPDTLIPPNKPEKLYVISGSLPEGRLMVKGYRDDFLITVNSREKKILNHFRKLPPKTREKCLRDVETLSLDSQTIPANKKKRASSKAVKRKNTSKLKKLARSIKKITIK
- a CDS encoding tetratricopeptide repeat protein, coding for MNIFIFLGAILLIWMVWDWIKRKEHFVWLIIMFFLFPVGALAYFFFVKSRAPDPATPSGSPGFFNNPPQTKEIDTQETLQLKDMIGKFNKPYHHQELGLLYLEEKKYELAIPPLKEAVTRDPDLIDAQYGLAKSFYALQRYTEAAEILEELVKVNKKHDYGNAIFGLAECYRLSGDDEKALKAYEAVINSYHFFKAYYHYALLLDKRGKKQEAIDTMKSLIGSSKDLPDYKLEKERHWIEEAYKFLRKNGIELA